AAGCTGGCTTTGGCGCTGTTCTTCGATTGATTTCGGCCGGTCTTGTTTTTAAGAAAGCGGCAATAAGAAACCAACTGGAGGAAACCCATGCGCGCACTCATTCTGGCCCTTGCCGCAGCGACAGCGCTCGCTCTGCCGGCAAAGGCTGAAACCGTCACCGTTGCCGTTACCGCCATTGTCGAACATCCGGCGCTCGATGCTGCCCGTGATGGCGTCAAGGCAGCGCTTGCCGAGGCCGGCTACAAGGAAGGCGACAACCTCAAGTTCCTCTACGAGTCCGCGCAGGGCAACCCCGGGACTGCAGCGCAGATCGCGCGCCAGTTCGTGGGCGAGGCTCCCAATGTGATCGTGCCGATCTCTACCCCATCCGCGCAGGCCGTCGTTGCCGCCACGCGTGACATTCCTGTCGTCTTCACGGCGGTTTCCGATCCTGTCGGCGCACAGCTGGTCAAGGACATGCAGAAACCCGGCCGCAACGTGACAGGACTTTCCGACATGTTGCCGGTTGCCGAGCATCTCGCGCTCATCAAGGAAATCTCGCCGAACGCCAAGTCCATCGGCTTCATCTACAACTCTGCCGAAGCGAATTCCGTCTCGACGCTTGCGCTCCTCAAGACGGAAGCCGAGAAGGCTGGCCTGAAGGTTGTCGAATCCGTCGCGACAAAGTCCGCTGAAGTTCAGGGTGCAACCCGCGCCCTGGTGGGCAAGGCGGACGTGATCTACGTTCCGACCGATAACACCATCGTTTCCGCTTTCGAAGCGGCAGCCGGCGTTGCGGCTGAAGCCAAGATCCCGCTTTATGCCGCTGACACCGACTCGGTCGCCCGCGGCGCGGTTGCGGCCCTGGGCTTCAACTATTTCGACGTCGGCAAGCAGACCGGTGCCGTTGTTGTCCGCATCCTCAAGGGTGAAAAGCCAGGCGACATCCCGGCCACCGTTGCTGTCGGCACCGATCTGGTAATCAACAAGAAGGCCGCCGAAAAGGTCGGCGTTAGCTTTCCGGAAAGCGTGACGAAGCGCGCCACCAAGGTCATCGACTAAACCGAAACCGGCATAAATAACCGGGCGGCGTGATATGCGCCGCCCGTTTTACGTGGCACTGTCTGTGCCCGTCTCCGCCAAACGGCGGCAATAACAAGGACATTACCGTGAGCCAAATCGCCTTTTGGGGTGCCGTGGAGCTGGGACTGGTCTTCGCTTTCGTGGCGATCGGCGTCTATCTCGCTTTCCGCGTGCTTGATTTTCCTGACCTGACTGTGGACGGTTCCTTTCCGCTCGGCGCTGCTGTGGCGGCCGTGCTGATCATTGCCGGTTTGAATGCCTGGGTTGCGACGGCGATTGCCATGGTTGCCGGCGCCGCTGCCGGTATCGTGACCGCAACGCTCAACGTGCGTTTCAAAATTCTGAACCTGCTTGCCTCGATCCTGACGATGATCGCGCTGTTTTCGGTCAATCTACGGGTTATGGGAAAGCCGAATGTGGCGTTGCTCAATCAGGACACGATGATCTCGCCGTTTTACGGGCTTGGTCTCTCGGAATATCTGGTGCGACCGCTTTTTGTTGGCTTGCTCGTGCTGATCGCGGTCATTCTCGTCTGGCGCTTCCTGGAAAGCGATGCGGGGCTGGCCATGCGGGCAACGGGTGCCAACGCGCGGATGGCGCGGGCGCAGGGTGTGAAGACGGGCAACCAGATCTATCTCGGCATGGCGCTTTCGAACGCCTTGGTAGCCCTCGGCGGCGCTCTGTTTGCCCAGACTAATGGTTTTGCCGATGTGACATCAGGCGTTGGCACCATTGTCGTAGGCCTAGCAGCCGTCATTATCGGTGAAACGCTATTCGGTGCCCGTGGCATCCTGATCGTGCTGATCGGCTGTGTCTTTGGCTCCATCGCCTACCGTCTCGCGATCCAGCTTGCCCTGTCGAGCGATGTGCTGGGTCTCAAGGCATCCGATCTCAATTTCGTAACGGCGGTTCTGGTGGCCATTGCACTCATCCTGCCGCGACTGCGCCGCGGGGGAGCAACATCATGATCTCGCTTTCCGATATTCAGGTCGTTTTCGGGCGCGGCACGCCGCTGCAGAAGCAGGCTCTCGCCAAGATCGACCTCACGATTGAAGATGGCTCCTTCGTCACCGTCATTGGCTCGAACGGCGCCGGAAAATCGACGCTGCTCGGTGTTCTGGCCGGCGATGTGCTGCCGACGGCAGGCAAGGTGATGATCGGCGGTGCCGATGTCACTCGCAAACCGACCGCTAGCCGGGCGGGACGAGTAGCGCGCGTGTTTCAGGATCCGCTGGCCGGTAGCTGCGGCGCGCTCACCATTGAGGAGAACCTGGCGCTTGCGGCATCCCGTGGCGAGCGTCGCGGCCTTCTGCCGGCGCTCGGCCGCGGCCGACGCGACTTCTTCAAGGAGCGCATCGCCTCCCTCAATCTCGGTCTCGAAAATCGCCTTAAAGACCGCATGGACCTTCTGTCGGGTGGTCAGAGGCAGGCGGTCTCGCTCGTCATGGCGACGCTTTCGGGCTCGGACGTTCTGCTGCTCGACGAACATACGGCTGCACTCGATCCCGGCATGGCGGAATTCGTCATGGAGCTGACCCGCAAGGTGGTGGAGGAGCGCAAGCTCACAACACTGATGGTCACCCATTCCATGCGTCAGGCGCTGGATTACGGCACGCGCACGATCATGCTGCATGCCGGTGAAATCGTGCTCGACGTGTCCGGCGAAAGCCGCAAGGGTCTTCAGGTCGAAGATCTCATCGACATGTTCCGCAAGATCCGCGGCCAGACGCTCGATGATGACGAGCTGTTGATCGGCTGATGAATGATCCGAAAGGCGCCAGCGGGCGCCTTTTTTGTCCCTTATCGCGTCTGCGTGAGGAAAATCTTGACGGCGAAAAGCGAGAAGACACCGGCGATCGTGTAATCCAGTCCGCGCAGAACTTTGCGATTGCGCTGCAGCCAGGCGGAGAGAACATCGGCGGCGACAACGATGCCGATGCCGATCGGCAGTGCGACGATGATGGACCAGATGCCAAGGAAGATCAGCTTTCCGGTCACATGCGGATCGGATGCGCTGACGAATTGCGGCAGGAAGGTCATGAAAAAGATGATGACCTTGGGATTGAGCAGATTGACCCAGATGCCGTTCAGCAGGGCAGATTTCAACGACGACTGCTGTTTTTCGCCTGTCGTCTTGACCATGACGAAATCCGAGCCCTTGCGGATCGCCTGAATGGCCAGCCAGACCAGATAGGCGGCTCCGCCGGTCTTCAGGATCAGAAAAGCCGTTGGCGATGCGACGATGAGGGCGGCGACGCCGAAAGCCACCAGCATCGTATGCACGGTGATGCCGAGATTGGTTCCCACAAGGGTCATGAAACCCGCAGCACGGCCCTCGCGTATCGACCGGCTGATCCACAACGTCATGTCGGGCCCGGGCGTGACCGCCAGCAGCAGGATGGCGACGGTGAAGGCGGCAAGTGTTGGCAGGCTCGGAACGAAATCCATCGCGGCACCCGTGAAATCCAGAGATTTTTGTTGCTTAACGCGATTTCGGGTTTGTGCCAATGGCCTGATGCAAAGTCGCGGGAGGGAGGAGGCCGCCGCACCCGGTGCTGCACGGCGGCAGGAAGGTCAGCTCTTTAAAAAGCTGGTGAAGGCCCCGGAATAATCGGGGTGCCAGCGAGAGAGCGGCGGGCGGTTCTCAACGATGTCTTGCGCTGCCCAGAGAATCCGCTTCTCGTCGGTCGGGCGGTCAACTTCACCGTCCGGGCAAAGAATATAGAAATCGCCGCGGCAAATGCTGTCGATCATGAAATCGACGGTCTGTTCACTGGTCCAGGCGCCCTCAGGCTTCTCAGTCCTGCCATGGGCGGTGAGGCCGGTGAAGACGAAACCGGGGATCAGCAAGTGAGCGGAAACCGCGCCGTTCGGCATATTGCGCAGCTCGTGCTGAAGCGCCTCCGTAAAAGTTTTCACACCTGATTTCGAGACGTTGTAGGCGGGATCGCCCGGCGGCGTGGTGATGCCTTGTTTCGAGCCCGTGTTGACGATGAGGGCGGGTTCACCATGGGCGACCATCCCCTGACCGAAGACACGCGCGCCGTTGATGACGCCCATCAGGTTGACGCTTACGATCCTGTCCCAATTTGCCTGCGGTCCGAAGATGGCGCTGCCGGGCTGGATGCCGGCATTGTTCATGAGCACGTGAACGCGCCCGAAACGCTGGATAACCGCGCGTTCCAGCGCCTCCAGCTCATCCAGCTTCGCCACGTCGGTCGGGATGGCGACGATCTGCGCTTCGCCGTCTTTGGCAAGCGCCAAAACGTCTGCATGGGCGGCGGCAAGCTTTTCGCCATCGAGATCGACGAGCACGACACTCATGCCGAAGCTCGCGAATTTGCGGGCGGCGGCCAGTCCGATGCCGGAGGCAGCACCGGTGATAACGGCGACATTATCTTCCTTGAATGCGGGGTGGATGGTCGTCATAGGTTTCTCCTTCGCGTCGTTTCTGCTGTTTCCAGCGGTTTGCAACGTTGCCTGAACCTGAGTGGCTTCATTCACGGTCTTCAAGTCGATCGCGCCGCTTCATGATAAAGCGCGAAATTTCTAAATGCATGTGACAATGGCTTCGTTCCCCTCCGCGTGACCTGTCACCGCCTCCATCCCTCCCGCCCATGAATTGTTTTGTCGCTTATCTCACGGAAAAGCGCTTCACACATTTCGGCTTGCACTGTAAAAGTGCCGAAATCCCAAGGAAATGGCGGTGTCCCGATGCCGTCATCATGCAGATGGACATCACTATGGCACTTCCGAAAGACGTAAAGAAAGTCGTTCTCGCCTATTCCGGCGGCCTCGACACCTCGATCATCCTGAAATGGCTTCAGACCGAACTCGGCGCAGAAGTCGTGACCTTCACCGCCGATCTCGGCCAGGGCGAAGAGCTTGAGCCGGCGCGCAAGAAGGCCGAGATGCTGGGCATCAAGGAAATCTTCATCGAGGACGTCCGCGAAGAATTCGTGCGTGATTTCGTGTTCCCGATGTTCCGCGCCAATGCCGTTTACGAAGGCGTCTATCTGCTCGGCACGTCGATTGCCCGTCCACTGATTTCCAAACACCTGATCGAGATCGCCAAGAAGACTGGCGCTGATGCCATCGCCCATGGTGCGACGGGCAAAGGCAACGACCAGGTTCGTTTCGAGCTTTCGGCCTATGCGCTGAACCCTGACATCAAGATCATCGCCCCCTGGCGCGACTGGACGTTCAAGAGCCGTACAGACCTCCTGAACTTTGCCGAACAGCACCAGATTCCCGTTGCGAAGGACAAGAAGGGCGAAGCGCCGTTCTCCGTGGACGCCAACCTGCTGCACTCCTCGTCCGAGGGCAAGGTTCTGGAAGACCCAGCGGTGGAAGCGCCTGAATATGTCCACATGCGCACCATTTCCCCGGAAGCCGCGCCTGACAAGGCAACCGTCATCAAGGTCGGTTTCCGCAAGGGTGACGCCTGCTCCATCAATGGCGTCGAAATGTCGCCCGCGACGCTTCTTGCCACGCTCAACAATTATGGTCGTGAAAACGGCATTGGCCGCCTCGATCTGGTTGAAAACCGTTTCGTCGGCATGAAGTCGCGCGGCGTATATGAAACGCCCGGCGGCACCATTCTGCTTGCCGCACATCGCGCCATCGAATCCATTACGCTCGACCGGGGTGCAGCGCATCTCAAGGATGAGCTGATGCCGCGTTACGCCGAGCTCATCTATTACGGCTTCTGGTTCTCGCCGGAGCGCGAAATGCTGCAGGCGCTGATCGACAAGAGTCAGGAACATGTAGAAGGCGAAGTGACGCTAAAGCTCTACAAGGGCAATGTCATGGTGACCGGCCGCGAGAGCGCCAAGTCGCTCTATTCCGACGCGCTGGTGACCTTCGAAGACGACCACGGCGCTTACGACCAGAAGGATGCAGCGGGCTTCATCAAGCTCAACGCCCTGCGTCTGCGCACGCTCGCCAAGCGTAACCTCAGCAAGTAATTTTGCTGTTGGCACGATATTGCGACCCGCTGGCGGCGACGCCGGCGGGTTTTTTATGCTTCTTTTCTGGAGACGATGCGCAAACCGAAGTAGCTCGCAACGGCCACAAACTCCATCAGGGGAATGATGATACCGAAACCGGTCAGCGGCGAACCGATGAGCGCAGCGGCGGCCCCGCCCGCAAAGCCCGATCCCATCTGGATGAAGCCCATCATCGCCGACGCCGAGCCGGCGATATGCGGGAAGGGCGCTAGCGCCGCCGTTACCATCGAGGGTGTCAGCAAGGCGATACCAACAGTTGCGACCGCCACTGGTCCCATTATTGAGAGAAATGACGGCGGGATCAGGAAAACCGATAGAAGGATCAGCAGGCCGCCCGTGCCCGAAAAACAGAGGCCGATCATGACCGAGCGGCGATCGCCCAGTCGCGGCGCGAGATAGCGCAGGGCGATGGAGCCGAAGAAATAAGCGCCGGTCTGCATCAGCATGCCGATGCCGAAGGCAGTGGGTGTCATGCCGACCGTGTTGATGAGGATGAAGGTGAGCATTGTCGCCTGCGCATAGAGCGCGCCGATGGAGCCGCCAAGCACAAGGGCCGCCAGAAGAAAGCGCGGCTCAGTCAACAGGGTGCCGTAGGCGGAAAGAAGGCGGCGGGGGCGGACAAGGCTTATGTCCGGGCGGGTCGTCTCACGCAGAAAGATAACAACCGTGACTATGGCAAGACCGCCAAGCCCGGCCATGAGAAAAAATACGGATTTCCAGCCAAAGGCGGCAAGCGAAAGTCCTCCGATCGTTGGTCCCATTGCGGGGCCGACAGCAAGCATGATGCCGATGAGGTTCATGATGCTGGAGGCTTCCGCGCCGGTGAACTGATCGCGGACAATGGCGCGCGCCACCGTCATGCCGACGGAAGCGCCGATGCCCTGAATGAGCCGGGCAAAGAGCAGCACCTCGATCGTCGGAGAAAAGATCGCCAGCAGCCCACCGCCCAGAAAAATCGACAGGAAGGCGAGACTGGCGCTTTTCCTGCCGAAGGCATCGGATGCAGGCCCGGCAAGCAGTTGCGCCACGGCAAAGCCAGCAAAATAAAGGGAGAGGCTAAGCTTGATGGCCGCTTCGTTGGTGGCGAAAACCCGCGTGAGTTCAGGCATGGCCGGGGTGTAGATCGACATTGAAATCGGCGCCAAGGCCGTCAGCAAAGCGCCGAGAATGGCCGTGCGTTTTCTCGACATGATCGGTTGTGGCGACATTATAATCAGCCGTTCTGCTCCGGCTGCAGATTGTCGCGAAGGGTCTGGAGAAAACGGCGGAAGAGTGCGACTTCATCGTCGTTCAGGCCTTGCGTGGCGTGACGGACCAACTCCTCGATTTCCTGCCGGACGGCGTCCAGCATCTCTGCGGACGACTGGGTAAGGACGATGCGTTTCGAGCGCCTGTCCTGGGGGTCCTGCTGGCGTTCGATGAGATCGAGAGATTGCAGCTTGTCGAG
This genomic interval from Agrobacterium tumefaciens contains the following:
- a CDS encoding ABC transporter substrate-binding protein, which gives rise to MRALILALAAATALALPAKAETVTVAVTAIVEHPALDAARDGVKAALAEAGYKEGDNLKFLYESAQGNPGTAAQIARQFVGEAPNVIVPISTPSAQAVVAATRDIPVVFTAVSDPVGAQLVKDMQKPGRNVTGLSDMLPVAEHLALIKEISPNAKSIGFIYNSAEANSVSTLALLKTEAEKAGLKVVESVATKSAEVQGATRALVGKADVIYVPTDNTIVSAFEAAAGVAAEAKIPLYAADTDSVARGAVAALGFNYFDVGKQTGAVVVRILKGEKPGDIPATVAVGTDLVINKKAAEKVGVSFPESVTKRATKVID
- a CDS encoding SDR family NAD(P)-dependent oxidoreductase, producing the protein MTTIHPAFKEDNVAVITGAASGIGLAAARKFASFGMSVVLVDLDGEKLAAAHADVLALAKDGEAQIVAIPTDVAKLDELEALERAVIQRFGRVHVLMNNAGIQPGSAIFGPQANWDRIVSVNLMGVINGARVFGQGMVAHGEPALIVNTGSKQGITTPPGDPAYNVSKSGVKTFTEALQHELRNMPNGAVSAHLLIPGFVFTGLTAHGRTEKPEGAWTSEQTVDFMIDSICRGDFYILCPDGEVDRPTDEKRILWAAQDIVENRPPLSRWHPDYSGAFTSFLKS
- a CDS encoding argininosuccinate synthase; the protein is MALPKDVKKVVLAYSGGLDTSIILKWLQTELGAEVVTFTADLGQGEELEPARKKAEMLGIKEIFIEDVREEFVRDFVFPMFRANAVYEGVYLLGTSIARPLISKHLIEIAKKTGADAIAHGATGKGNDQVRFELSAYALNPDIKIIAPWRDWTFKSRTDLLNFAEQHQIPVAKDKKGEAPFSVDANLLHSSSEGKVLEDPAVEAPEYVHMRTISPEAAPDKATVIKVGFRKGDACSINGVEMSPATLLATLNNYGRENGIGRLDLVENRFVGMKSRGVYETPGGTILLAAHRAIESITLDRGAAHLKDELMPRYAELIYYGFWFSPEREMLQALIDKSQEHVEGEVTLKLYKGNVMVTGRESAKSLYSDALVTFEDDHGAYDQKDAAGFIKLNALRLRTLAKRNLSK
- a CDS encoding MarR family winged helix-turn-helix transcriptional regulator; amino-acid sequence: MSTKREKDSLAFLLNSGARLLNSAFERRISEAGLGLTPGEARALLTVAAIDGSKQSDIAARLGIEPMTICAYLDKLQSLDLIERQQDPQDRRSKRIVLTQSSAEMLDAVRQEIEELVRHATQGLNDDEVALFRRFLQTLRDNLQPEQNG
- a CDS encoding ABC transporter ATP-binding protein → MISLSDIQVVFGRGTPLQKQALAKIDLTIEDGSFVTVIGSNGAGKSTLLGVLAGDVLPTAGKVMIGGADVTRKPTASRAGRVARVFQDPLAGSCGALTIEENLALAASRGERRGLLPALGRGRRDFFKERIASLNLGLENRLKDRMDLLSGGQRQAVSLVMATLSGSDVLLLDEHTAALDPGMAEFVMELTRKVVEERKLTTLMVTHSMRQALDYGTRTIMLHAGEIVLDVSGESRKGLQVEDLIDMFRKIRGQTLDDDELLIG
- a CDS encoding ABC transporter permease, whose protein sequence is MSQIAFWGAVELGLVFAFVAIGVYLAFRVLDFPDLTVDGSFPLGAAVAAVLIIAGLNAWVATAIAMVAGAAAGIVTATLNVRFKILNLLASILTMIALFSVNLRVMGKPNVALLNQDTMISPFYGLGLSEYLVRPLFVGLLVLIAVILVWRFLESDAGLAMRATGANARMARAQGVKTGNQIYLGMALSNALVALGGALFAQTNGFADVTSGVGTIVVGLAAVIIGETLFGARGILIVLIGCVFGSIAYRLAIQLALSSDVLGLKASDLNFVTAVLVAIALILPRLRRGGATS
- a CDS encoding LysE family translocator produces the protein MDFVPSLPTLAAFTVAILLLAVTPGPDMTLWISRSIREGRAAGFMTLVGTNLGITVHTMLVAFGVAALIVASPTAFLILKTGGAAYLVWLAIQAIRKGSDFVMVKTTGEKQQSSLKSALLNGIWVNLLNPKVIIFFMTFLPQFVSASDPHVTGKLIFLGIWSIIVALPIGIGIVVAADVLSAWLQRNRKVLRGLDYTIAGVFSLFAVKIFLTQTR
- a CDS encoding multidrug effflux MFS transporter, encoding MSPQPIMSRKRTAILGALLTALAPISMSIYTPAMPELTRVFATNEAAIKLSLSLYFAGFAVAQLLAGPASDAFGRKSASLAFLSIFLGGGLLAIFSPTIEVLLFARLIQGIGASVGMTVARAIVRDQFTGAEASSIMNLIGIMLAVGPAMGPTIGGLSLAAFGWKSVFFLMAGLGGLAIVTVVIFLRETTRPDISLVRPRRLLSAYGTLLTEPRFLLAALVLGGSIGALYAQATMLTFILINTVGMTPTAFGIGMLMQTGAYFFGSIALRYLAPRLGDRRSVMIGLCFSGTGGLLILLSVFLIPPSFLSIMGPVAVATVGIALLTPSMVTAALAPFPHIAGSASAMMGFIQMGSGFAGGAAAALIGSPLTGFGIIIPLMEFVAVASYFGLRIVSRKEA